The DNA segment CCATTCCACTCGGGTCAAAGACAACAACGGCAGGTACAACATCCAGATTTCGTCAGGCAGATAGCGCGGATGGAAAGCATCATTGGTCGCCCAAGCGACCGGTCCGGCACTAAGCACGTAAAGCGGCAAAGTTATTATCAACCATTGGATCGCGGTTCGAAGCCGGGCGGGAAAGAGTTTTGCTCGCAGGATCGAATTCATGCTGATGGATTAAGTTCCGGCCGTCAAAATGTCACGGTAATTATTGGGGAGGAACAGCCATGACCGCACTGGAATTGGCTAATCAACTCAAAGCCCGGTTTGGGGAGCTTATTTCCGAGCCGACGGAATTTCGCGGCGAAGTGACGCTCAAAGTGCTTGATGCCGAGAAGATTGCTGACCTGTGCGGATTTGCCAAGCAAGAGCTGGGTTTTGATTACCTGGTGGATATTTCGAGCGTGGACAATTACGGCGATGATCCGCGTTGGATTCTCGCCTACCATTTGGCGGGGCTGGAGCATAATCAATATCTGCGCCTGGTGGTGAGTGTGGGGGAGGAAAAATCGGAATTGCCGACGGTGACCACCATTTGGCGCACGGCGGATTGGCACGAGCGGGAAATCTACGACATGATGGGCGTTCGCTTCCGTGGGCATCCCGATTTGCGCCGGATTCTAATGTGGGATGGTTATCCCCATTTCCCGCTGCGGAAGGATTTCCCGGTCACCGGCAAACCGACGGAAGTACCCGAAGTGGCGGTGACGGGAGTTGCGCCCATTGAAGGCGGTCCGTTCGTGAC comes from the Verrucomicrobiia bacterium genome and includes:
- a CDS encoding NADH-quinone oxidoreductase subunit C, coding for MTALELANQLKARFGELISEPTEFRGEVTLKVLDAEKIADLCGFAKQELGFDYLVDISSVDNYGDDPRWILAYHLAGLEHNQYLRLVVSVGEEKSELPTVTTIWRTADWHEREIYDMMGVRFRGHPDLRRILMWDGYPHFPLRKDFPVTGKPTEVPEVAVTGVAPIEGGPFVTTPGRKSAISREPRAKTFESSPQ